Genomic window (Vigna unguiculata cultivar IT97K-499-35 chromosome 10, ASM411807v1, whole genome shotgun sequence):
GTGTGGTGTAATTAATTGTGTACAAGTCAATCAAATGCTTAAAGATCATTCAGCTGCAAGTGGATTAGTACTAAACTTTCTACCACTAAATGTTCTGTTATTACGTGTTTTATACGTTTATCACCACCACTACAATCACAACCACAAAAGTAATGTATACGGTTCTGTTTTGGCACATTCTAAGAACAAAAAAAGGGACTGTGATAATTTCAAACTGCACAAAATGTTTAAGATACACTCACACACCAGAAAATATATGTCCTTGGAAGCAAGCTTGTGATTTGAGAGGACAAAACTCTCAAAGACAAATTCTAGCATAGAAAATATATTGTCCTCTAAGAGAGTATAAGCTAGaaaaatttacaaagaaaaacTATATAAGCAGCACATTGTCCTCTTCAGATCCAAGGCCAAGCTTTGATAACAACGAGTACCTTAAGAACTTGAGGCTCGAGGAATGGTAAAGCATAACTTGGAAGAAGGTGAACTAGCACCACCTCCTTCATTATCATTGGATGATCCATAGCCTAAGAGCTTCTTCTTTCCAAACTTGGCCATAGGGACAACTTTGGAGGAGTTTGATGATGATGACCATGAAGAGTATGAGGATGAGAgaatcattttcttgaggttaAGTTTTGGTAGCAAAGTGAGCAAGAGATTGGATTTTGAGtgcttcttctctttctttttgtaGGCACTGAAGTTAAAATGATAAGAAGGTGGAGGAGTAAGAGGAGGGAGAGTGTCCTCTGAGAATGTGTGTTTGGGTGTGCCTGGCTGAGATTCCCACACAAATGGCACAGCAAGGGCCATTCTGAAAGAAGGGTTGGCCATGGAACTTTCCTTTGAGAGTAGCCTGCAGAAGAATTTGTCATCTTGCTTGATTTGAAGGACACTCTTCTGATGTAACTCGGATTTAGCATTAACCATCTTTGCTTGATTGGAACCGTACGAGTTGTTGATTTGAGTTTTGCAGAGGAGATAGAAAAAGGTTTTGGCCTGGTTTCTGGTTCAGTTGCAAATGAAGTCATAATAGCTTGTGTATCCTTTTATATCTAACAGTGTACCTTAACTATGCAACTTGTTGTTGACAAATAATCGGTATTAACTTCACACTTTTAAGGACAAACCTTCCAATTCTCTGTACCTAACTGTTTTGACCATTTGTCTATGTTTTATTACACTGTCTTTGAGCAAAATATGAGACCATGTCCTTGTGTTACTCCCTAAATTAAGACTATTAAGACAAGCGTTGTTCTTTTTCTTGTGTCAAAAATGTGAACAAACAATGTTTAATCTTCTTGTAAACTGTATATAATCAAATGATCTAAAATTATCCTTCACATACTCATTTCTTTCAATTAGGAAAAACAAATCTGAGTACAAGTTGTTAGGTCATTACATTATATATACTTCAAACTATTGGATTTTTTTAGAGAAGATCACTCAGGAGATACTATACCAATGAACCTAATTTACACATAAGGAATTGATACTACCtctaacccaaaaccttaaggtaaTTGGTCTATGGGTCTTCATCTTTATATGGTGCTCAACTTTCTCAATGTGAAACTTAGACTTATTCTTGAATTCCCAACACAAACCTACTAAGAAATGgattttaaacttaactcaatcTTAAAACATCGACTTATGTAAATTTGCTTTATATCTAATCGATATAAGATCTCTAATACTCTCTCACGTAGAaacatatacattttttaagatGGAACTAAACATTAATGGACAGTGTCATAACAAATGACCCGATAAACTTAATAAACAACACATCTTACTAAGATAGGTTTCAGatgactctgataccatcttaaaaaagtgaactttaagtataatttaactttaCAAAACCGTTATAAGTAAGGTTTTACGCTCACTTTCTGGAATTCTCTAATCAATTGAGATCTCCAACAAAACTCTTTTTTACACGGTGACCTTGTGAAATATATGATACAATCTTCACCAGCCGGTTAAAGTCGTTTCATAGTTAGTTGGTTGTAATCTTCAACTGAGAAATGGTAAGTAAACcatccaaattttcaatggaGAAATGATGAGTAAAACATGATGATTATCTCCCAACTGGCCTGTGGTACATGCTAGCTTTTGATTTCTGGTATACTGAGTTAGGACCCTACCCTAAACATGTAAACAAGGTTATGTATGTATGCAACATTGTCCACATTCTCATGATGCACCACTTGCTTTCAGGAAAATAGATACCATATACAGTCCATATaggttaattaatttttttcataaaccttTCAAAACATGAATTTCTTGATCCAGCACCTAGAGGAGGAGGTAAGTTTAGGGCTTGAGGTCCTATAGACCAATTGTCATGAGGAAGCAGCAGCACCTGAAATTGGTCACTTTAAAATGAACCTAACATGGGACACACGTGCCACATGAAGGGACATACACATACTCTACTCTACCCTTCTCTCCTCCTGCATTAAAATTATCTCGTATTAAGTGCTACCCTCACATGCAGCTTCCATTAATGGTGAGTTCAGAGTTTGATATGGCCACATGGGTTTCTTTTACATAAAAGAGACTTTAGATATATGGGGGTGGTGCTATGATAATGAATGAGACCTAACTAATTGTGTTAATGGGAAGATGACCTACCCTGTGGTCCTACCCTCCTCTAACTATTTTTGCATACTTGACACATTTTTGTGGGTTGTGATCACAGTGTGGCACCTGGACAAGTTTTGACACAGACAATTTTCTGTGAGTTTCATGTAGGTGTAGGTGTGAGTGGATATGCATAATAAGGTAGCTGCAATTTATGTAATGGCTGAAGCATTTAAGAAAGCTTCATTGCATGATTTTATATCTAATGATTAGTAGCATTCACTAGAACTATCTGATGGTTGTGTAAAGCTATCAGATATTATTAATACGTGCCTTTCAACAGGAAACTCTGGAATTGTCTTTCTGTGAAATTGCATTCCAAGAATGTATTTTGTTGGTGCAACAGGTAAAACGTCTTTGCAATGGATAGAGGTGCTGATTTGAAAGAGTGAAGTTAGAAGCTTTCATGATCTTAAGCGTATCCCACCAGAATTTATTATAGGGTTAACcataaaattaatctattttcaaaattttgatctaatttaatttttaattctagaaatatgtaaatttagtcatttaaattaaatttattatatattttaaacacttttttatttaatattgaagcgaaaatgtgtcaaacgatatAAACAGTTAAgtgttatcatgaaatatgtttaaaatgtcaaataaatttaacaaaatttaattaaaattattaaatctacacatatataaaattagaaactaaACTGACCATTCAAAAATGGActactaatttcaatttttattaaacagacgaaaaatatagtgaaattataatttcaccATTCTTCTGtccaccagtgcaggaagggcctttggcagcggttgtttatcatattctgcaccggttcgggaaccgaagcatattggggcgaggccaaaagagcacaacttttggcctcggttaaaaaccgaagccatagagtgtccttctgcctcggttcagacgaacccgaggccatagagcccACCTTTTGGCCTCGATTTTCTgtgccacccgaggccatatgagcttctttttttttttttttttaaattcgatacccttttggcctcggttttggttgcacccgaggccatatgggcttctttttttttttttaaattcgataccctttttggcctcggttttggttgcacccgaggccaaaagtttgctttttgcttcggttctggtatgaactgaggccatatgggcttctttttttttttttaaattcgataccctttttggcctcggttttggtatgaaccgaggcctaatacactgttttttttttaatgcagtTTCTGATTTGGTGTTATTCCTACATTTGAACCTGCAAATTTTATTCAGCACCCAGCACAGACCAAAATAGACCAGAacagaatattttaaaacacatctacaattcaaattcatttaaaagacaattacaaatctTTTGTAATCAACATACATGTTCTAATCAATACTAtggtacatttcaattatatatttggcacatgctatcctaccaaacttgatggactttgcgggaattgctgcaggactcttgaatgtctacaaaataatagattaagttaagttagtatataaaaaggaaatattgcaaagtattcattttaattcaaatatatattaccgtttcccaatttgttgtaatacgagcacgcacagtggttgtcatccattgcattatatagtaatcGCACTCATATGGCCGGAACTTCCAGAGAGTCGCCGGAATTTGCAGAGAGAAATGGCAGCtgcgcgcgcgaggaagaagggttctgtttttgagccctaattaaacaatatggcctcggttccacgtagaaccgaggcatataacccctttttggcctcggtttccTAACACCCGAGGCCTATAACAGGTTTTGGCATCGGCTTTTCCCTAACCGAAGCCTATAGGTCCCAACgtcaatggcatttttgaaatttctggcaatctttttggcttcgggcctccttaaccgaggcctattaCAGCGTTTGGCACCGGTTTCttaagaaccgaggcctaaagcaacatttggcaccggtttttggctgaaccgaggcctataagttgcctttaatttcaaaattgccaccgcacCGTTATATGTTTCGATTGCTCGTCAACCGAGGcttataaggcgaggtaaaatccCAAATCTGCACTAATGGTCTTAGGAAACTCTCACTTAATTGTTGTACAATTTTCACAACTAGTTTATATAAGTGAGACTAGTTACAAAGTTATTATTCTAGGCTAAGTAATTAGTTAATTCTTTTATACTAACGAGAGAGAGACGTAGACACCATGATTTAAACTATTTAGTGTTGTTCCATGCTCATCCGCAAAAAGAAGAATAAGTATTAAAAATCCTAAAACATTTTCTTACTAGAATTGTTGACAGGTTTAAACAAGTTTAAGTTCAATCAAACTCTCCGTTACTTTATTAGGAAAATTGTAAGAATGTAATTTGCTAAGATAAGGAggagataaagaagaaaagaaaagaaaagaaaattcaagaacatggatgaataataatttaattatagaaagTGTTGAAATTACTAGTTAATGTTACCTAATTTGTTTATAGCTTGCATTTATTTCTGATGGCCATTCACTTATTTGCAATTCACTTATTTGCAATTAATATACTAGTATACAATGGTCATGTATTCTTTCTTAAATAATACCTGAATAATATGAGAATGGTATAATGAACCAAGACTCTTCTTGAATGATTATTAAACGATTGAAACTCAAAATACTACGTACAAATATAATACTCATAACTGAATTTTTgatagagaaaataaatattttcaatatatctcTCTGTATAAAGAATCAAAATTATGccatctttaaaaatatgcttaattatatttgtgtctatgataaatttgaaaatttttaattgaatctctAATAAAATTATGTGATTTATTGACttcttgaaattaaaatttttcagtTAAGTGTGGTGATTAACTTTGTAACGTGAGAATTATCTTATATTGTGACTCTTCATGAATGTCCTCacataatacaaaaatataaaattacaaaatatgaaatatgaaactataaaattatgaaaagaaatttatagaattatcaaattgtaatttttttttgtaattttataattttatatttcataactaacttgttatatatttaatatttttgtaatttatatttcttttattttaaaatttataaatttaattatcatgtttaatttttaaatattaacaaaattaaaacacatTAATTGGTAAGTTTTTATTGTAAGTAATTTACTgtaatttgaaacaaaatttactgtaaaaatataaaataatttactgtAAAAgggttttatttatttgcaagtaattttataattaaaaaatagttaagcttaaaataacgattaaatataaaacaacgatcacttaaaaaaacaaaattgataaaataaatcttttaattataaaatatatttatttatagaataaaattaaaaaacaaaaacacaatgtATATAAAAGGTATATGGCGGAAAGGAACAAGAGTTCTATAAGACTCTAAACAAAACTATCTACAACCACAAACTACTCCTACTGGATAAACTCGTTGTTACCTCCACTTGCACTTCCCTCTACTCACACATTGAAGtaatcatcgcaaaagaaataACAAAGACATAATACATAATCAGctgaagggtaagctaatgtatATAAAATCACATGTCACATATTAAAAGCATTCAAATTCAGCAAGACAACATGTGATCAAACAATTTCATCACAAACAATGACTCTAGATTCAATGATTCAGATCTATGCAATCAACACTAGACTCATGGTGATGTGCACTTGTGGTGGTTTccaaactctacagagtttgacctcaaggggttatcatcTAACCACTCACAAGGTAAGCCCCCTTCGCACCTAGGACTTTATCCAATTCAATGACTGGACCTCCTGCATCTCTTCACGACATAACCTACCCTCTATATTTGAGTGTGAGTAGTTATTAGAGAAAGTATATCACCATAAAGAATCCTTATGTTATTGCATTTACTAGAATACCATCAATTAGAATTTCTCCATGAAATTCCATAATGTATATCTCATTCCATGTTTCCAAATACCAAATACATTCCATTCAtcattatcaattaaatatagAACTCTTCATAGTAGAAAATGGGTTTATTGATATATGTTTTGACCTTGGAACACTCGCTCAACGAATCCATTCTCTCGATGGACGAAACACCAGTTTCGACCAGCGACCAAATGGTCGCCCAATGAGTATTCCATTGGGAGTGCATGGAATTAAATCCCTCATAAATCGTCCAGCAAGTAAGGCTCTTCCAGCGAAGCATGAATCAGAGGCATCTTTGTTTTGGAAAGTCGCCTGGCGAGAATTACTTGCCCGACGACCTCAATATCAGAGTTGTCCCTGATGTATAATTCGCCCAGCGAGTATTTACTCAACCAACGAGTCTACATAATTATGCAGAACAGATGTTTCTACATAAATTTGCAGCCATTACCAATCCACTTCCTTAGAGAATCCTCACAAACATTAGACAACATAAAAGCTCAATGCCATATTATTATCAGTGTAAATTGGTACTAGCATAAATATCAGATACAGACAAACTACAATACAATACTCAATTCAATTTATCCCCAATTCTCATACTTCTTAACATCAATTTCACAATCAAGAACTCAATTTAAATCATGAattctataaattaaataatcacACAATCTCTAAACAGCGAAATTAGTTTCTCTTACCTATGATTGACTCAAACGATTACGGAGTAACCTAAAACCCTTACTACTATCGATGCTCACAATTCAACCAGAAACATGATCATGGAACATCATTAGAATCACTGATTAGCAGGGATTCTCACAAAAGACTCAAAACTCACATGCGATGTAGAAAGTATCACATGTAGAGTTTTAAGAGGATTGACTGAGAAAAGAGTAGAAATGCAACTTACTCAATTAAGAAATCTGATAGGACAGACTCGAAAATCTCGCCACAATGGTCACTCTGGCAGTCTTTGGTCTTCACAAAGATGAACATATAGTGAAAGGTTTTAGAGATAAGGGAGagttttttttagaaaacagATTCTAGAGATGAAgtgttttctaaataatgaaatctttttatgaaatttctatttatatataacattttattattaaaataataataggatctcattattttttaatattgccactcttaaaatatgattttttaggTTCtcacaatttttgtaaaattaatttataaactattttttaaatatatacatatatatatatatatatatatatatatatatatttctattataccaatggaaacaattagaaatatttcatttaaatctttcttgttcttcttttctttcatttttcattctCCTAACATTATgaattagaagaaatttcatACCTTGAAAGATTACTCAAATTAACTCTCTTGTTATaaataatcaacaaaaaaatatataattattaaaaattaaaaaaaatgtgaattattaaatttatcctGGAACGCACTGATTGGAAGATTCTGTACACAACAATATTAGTGGGTGGTGGGAGGGCAGAAGATGTGTGTGATCATTATTTTCTAAGCTACAATCACAACTGTGGGACATTTGATATAGTGGACTATGttcaattttgaagaaataaatgaatttaatagaaaaatgcTTTTAATATACACCTCACATTCATTTcgtaaattgaatttaattaaaatgttaaacatTCAGTTTGATAAATACTAAAACAGTTCTTATCAGTATTTTAAGAACACAGatgaaagaattaaaaatagaaaaaaatattaaaatacgtTCTTTGTgaatttttaatgtattatcaggtttttccattttattaaaaaaatagttttaaaatattatctaagtaaaaaattataattagtttataaattaaaattatattctaatattAATTAGCAAACCTGTAAGGAACTAGTAtctaattttatgattaaacttttaaattaaagatctaaattattattattattattttgtaattattggtGTCATCTCAACCTCCTCTTGTTTctagggttaattatgtttttggtttcttaatttgcaatgaaaatagaaattagttcatctttgaaactttagaccaattagTAGCTCATGCGTGGATTTAGaccttttaactaaattttgttaagtttatttgatatttcaaatgtgtttcatgatatTTCCTTAGCTAACGTTGAGGCGAAAAaatgtcaaatagtataaacaacacaaatgttatcatgaagagcgtttgaaatgttaaataaacttaacaaaatttggttaaaaagactaaactCGGGCATTTCTAAAGTTGGATGACTAAATTGAGCTAGAGTTTCGaaaagggactaatttcaatgttttataaaagataagggactaaaatcatatttaacccttttttctATGTCACTAGCTAGACATTTGGTCATCTCTtcctttatttatcttttttctcttatatttgtttcattattaCTAATTGTATCTCCATGATAATTAGAGGTATCAATTTGGCCCCTAGCCCATGGGCCAGCCTTGGCCCACTCTTCATTAAGCCCCCTTTTAGGCGGCCCCAAATGAGGGGGCCAAAAAAAAGCCCCAGCCCCCAAAGCCCACTCTCCAATGGGTTAGGACTAGGACTAAGGTGGGTTAGGCCcccaaataatactacattaagccAGAATCAAAGATCAAGTCGAGCGACCCAGACGAGTCCGAAGACCTAGACACGCCCGACAAGCCAAACTGACCCGATCACTCGGACAAGTTTGAAGccccagacgggcccgatgaccgaTACAAGCCCTATAATCTAGACGAGCCCAAAAACTCAAATGGGCCCAAAGACACGAACCAACCCAACAAACTAGACGGGCCTAAAGACCTAGATGTACCTGATGACCCAAACGGGTGCAACAACACGGACGGGCCCGAAAACTCGGACAAACTTGACGACCCATACGGACCCGATGATTAGGACAACCACGACGACACGGACGAGACTAACGATCTATACAGGCCAGACGACCCAGACAAGCACGACGATCTGGACgggccgaacaaacccaacgaTCTGAACGGTCCCGACGAGCTAGATGGGCCCGATGAGACGGACATACACAACGAGACCCGTACAAGCCTGACGACCATACGGGTCCGACCTCCCGAACAGTCCTGACGATctagacgggcccaacgactcGAACGCGActaacgacccaaacgggcccgatgacccagatgGGTCCGACGATCCAAACGaacccgatgacccagacgggcctgGCGACCCAGACATGCCTGACGATTTGGACAGACCATTCCATGTCATTTGGCCCGTCAAGGTCATAAGGCCTGTCTGAGTTGTCGGGACtatccgggtcgttgggcctatctgTATCGTCGGGCTTGTGTGGCTCATCGGGCCCATTCTAGTCGTCAGATTCATCTTGGTCATTAGGAGTGTTTGGTTTGTCGAGCTCGTCAAAGTTGTCATGTTTGTCCAAGTCATTAGGCTCATCCGAATCGTCAGACCCGTCTGAATTGTCGAGCCAATTCGAATATTCGAGCCCGTCTTTATCGTCGTGTTGGTCTGGGTCGTTTGGTCCGACCGGATGGTAGGGCCCGTTTGGATCGTTGGGTTGTTCCAGTCGTCGAGCTCGTTCAAGTCATTGGACCCGTCAGTGTCGTCGAGCTCGTCCTGGTCGT
Coding sequences:
- the LOC114166558 gene encoding uncharacterized protein LOC114166558, whose translation is MVNAKSELHQKSVLQIKQDDKFFCRLLSKESSMANPSFRMALAVPFVWESQPGTPKHTFSEDTLPPLTPPPSYHFNFSAYKKKEKKHSKSNLLLTLLPKLNLKKMILSSSYSSWSSSSNSSKVVPMAKFGKKKLLGYGSSNDNEGGGASSPSSKLCFTIPRASSS